TGGCGATCATATTAAAGAATTAAGTGTTGGCGTCCCCTTGAAcaactttgcgaaccttagcccgCAATGCCCATTTCAATTCCTCCTCTCGCAGGAGTTCTTTCAATCTCATCTCTGCGTCAACTTTAGTTACCATGACTAAGATAATCTCCTATGAGCTGCCGACCAGCTCTTCATCGGAGACCAGCAATGGCAAAGGGAAGCCGTCGCCGGCACCGCACCTTGCTGACGGCGACGGCGGCATAGTGTTTCGGGTGCGTATGTGGGCTATATCTATATACTTTATACCAAGCCTACAAATTCGATCTAGGTTTTACTCACTTGCCTACCAATTGTTAATGACCGTGTTCATGTGAGTTTATACTTCCATCAAATCCATGCTTGACGATGTGCTTGCATGCAGCACCTGACGGTCAGTGTGATCATGTTTCCATCCTTCTGCATCTCGGCCGGCAATGTATGGACGGACGCAGGCAATCATTGGTGCAACATGATcaccgccatcgtcttcctctACTCCACGGTCATGATCCACCTTCTGCTCATGAGACGTCGGGATCAGAAGAAGATACGGGAGCTCGAATCGTGCGAGTGATTATTATTAGCACACCCAGGGATTGTGTATGTACCGATCGATTCTTGGCACCTAATAATTCACCAATATATTCTATTTTGCTAGGCAACATATGTTCTGACCCTTTAATTGCTTCGTGCAGTTGACATCAGTGTTGACGGCGGTCGCGACCGTGATCATGTTAATCTCCTTGGGTGTCGCCCTCTTCGTCTCTCGCCCCGCTTGGTCCGACCTGGCCTCCATTGCTCTGATGCTCTTGGCAAGCATGGGGTTGACGTTTCTTTCGCTCAAACTTGAGGAATATGAGAGGAAAAAGAAGCTTAAGGAAAAACATGAAAATGCCTCTGATCTCGTCTAGTTCCAGTGTAATTGTATGTAAAATACAACTGCTTACTTTGGTTTATTTTAGTAAGTATATAAACTCAACAAAAGCTCACAGAAGAAGAAGATCCCATGTCATGGTACTTTTgagggttttttttttttttgaggaaccggCAGAAGCACCATCTACTTGAGAGAAAGAGATGAACCAAATTAACAAAGAGTTGCACGTTTTGCGGGGAAACATGGGCGAAACCAAACACTACACAACTATATGGTAAatttaggtggtgtttggttctttactcctaggactttttctagtcccaactaaaaagtccctagtccctaaaaagtccctctctgtttattttcagagactaaaaagtccctagttccTTGCTAGAGGtcattaaatgaccatgttgcctctagtatatagaaaaataacaatcaaagaacatcatggggtggcgggccaatgggtgcatgaaggggcattgttggaaaagtctcaaaaagactctgcttgagagtcttcttcatttagtcccaaatgcctagtttagtccctaaaaagttcctcccgtttggtaaaaaagtctctaagaaAGACTTTTTCTactccctacacaaaaaagtccctaaAAACAAACACCTCCTTAACCGATGCGAATGGCCGGCACGGCACATGCAAGCGACATCTGCCCCCACTCCATCTGTATGGGCATTAAACATGATCGAGATCATGTTGGAAATATAGAAGGGCCATGTCTCCCCACTAATTTAAATTATATATAAACCAGTTGTAGAGATTGCAATGGTTAACCAAAATACTCGAGACTCTTATGAAATGAGATTGAACGTCGAGGTCATGCCTCTCCACCTATTTCCATGGTGGAATCCAGTGGAGATTATAGCCGAAAAATACTCAAAATCAAAGTAGCATATATGTCACAGGATCTTCTATAAGCTTTTGTTGGGTTTATACTTACTAAAACAAACCAAACTATACCGTTGTATTTTTAGATACCATTACTCTGGAACTATACGAGATCTGTGTTCAAAAAAAACTATACGAGATCTGAGGCATCTTCACATTTTCCCTTAGGAATCTTCTTCCTCTCAATTTCCTCAATTTTGAGCAAAAGAAATGTCGACCCCGTGGATAACGCTGGTCGTAAcggaaagtatcatatactagtatcatgcatatgatactagtgtatgatactacatccgtagtgcatagtatcatatgttagtatcatagatgacttcatttattagcatgcatgacacataatagcacaacatttaatatgatacggtatcatgatatgatactcaaccttctcttttttcatttaattctatgtcacCTCATTAAATTTacctagttgacatgcatgatactatctatgatactcccattacaactagcctaAGGAGACCATGAGAGCAATGAACGCCAGGTCAGACCAGGCGGGGCGAAAGACGAAGAGCACGACCCCAAGGGATAATAACATCCCCATCGCAGCAACCGTCAACACTGATGCCATCTGCATGCAAGAAACAATtaataatccatgaaagaataTAATGACAACGTGTTGAATAGCAAAACAAATTTAGTGATGTTAATTAGGTGCCATGAATTAATGCATCAATCGATACATACACAATCTGTGGGTGTGCTGATAGCAATCACTTGGCATGATTCAAGTTCGCTCTTCTTGTTCCGATGCCAGCATTTGATCAGCAGCAGATGGATCATGACCATGGAGTagaggaagacgatggcggtgATGATCACGTTGTACCAATGATGCCCCGCGTCCTATACATGTGCGGCCGAGATCACGAAGAATGCAGACATGCTCAAACTAACCAGCACGTGCTGCAGAATTAACAAATTGATGGAAGTACAAACTCACATGAGAACATTCATTAATAAATTATTAGCCTTGGCACGTAATGTAAATAACACTATGGTATAGCTAGCGCATGTACGCACCCGAACAACActgtcgccgccgtcgtcatcaAGGTGCGCCGCCGTCGACGGCTGCCCTCTGCCATTCGTGGCCTCCGTTGAACTGCTGCTCAGCGGCTCGTATAAGCTTTTCTTCGTCATGGTAACTAACAAACTCTTCCTGCGGGGAATCGAGGAGGGGGAGTAGCTAGGTCGTGGTCGTGACAACCTCTTATATATAACTCTGGCGATGTTGCGCCGGATCGAAACTCAAAGTCGTCACTGGTTATGAGTCTATCTTGAGTTGCTAACAAACTCTTGTCTCTTGTTTGTTTAGAGAACCAAACTCTTATCTCCGATGCTAGACTTTGACCGCGTACGTACGACCATCTTTCTGGTGTGGCTGATAGCAG
The sequence above is drawn from the Triticum aestivum cultivar Chinese Spring chromosome 7A, IWGSC CS RefSeq v2.1, whole genome shotgun sequence genome and encodes:
- the LOC123148715 gene encoding uncharacterized protein, whose amino-acid sequence is MTKKSLYEPLSSSSTEATNGRGQPSTAAHLDDDGGDSVVRDAGHHWYNVIITAIVFLYSMVMIHLLLIKCWHRNKKSELESCQVIAISTPTDCMASVLTVAAMGMLLSLGVVLFVFRPAWSDLAFIALMVSLG